Proteins co-encoded in one Klebsiella michiganensis genomic window:
- a CDS encoding ribonucleotide-diphosphate reductase subunit beta (B2 or R2 protein; type 1b enzyme; catalyzes the rate-limiting step in dNTP synthesis; converts nucleotides to deoxynucleotides; forms a homodimer and then a multimeric complex with NrdE), producing the protein MTQLTRVSAINWNKIEDDKDLEVWNRLTSNFWLPEKVPLSNDIPAWQSLSEQEQQLVIRVFTGLTLLDTIQNTVGAPALMADSLTPHEEAVMSNISFMEAVHARSYSSIFSTLCQTKDVDAAYDWSEQNDALQRKAAIILGHYRDNDPLKKKIASVFLESFLFYSGFWLPMYYSSRGKLTNTADLIRLIIRDEAVHGYYIGYKYQKALAQQSAERQTELQNFALDLLMDLYDNELAYSETLYRELGWEDEVKAFLSYNANKALMNLGYQALFPAEMAEVNPAILAALSPNADENHDFFSGSGSSYVMGKAVETEDEDWDF; encoded by the coding sequence ATGACGCAACTGACGCGCGTAAGCGCCATCAACTGGAACAAAATCGAGGATGACAAAGACCTCGAGGTCTGGAACCGCCTGACCAGTAACTTCTGGCTACCGGAGAAAGTGCCGCTCTCCAATGACATTCCGGCCTGGCAATCGCTCAGCGAACAGGAACAGCAGCTCGTAATCCGCGTGTTTACCGGACTGACGTTGCTGGACACCATTCAAAATACCGTGGGTGCCCCTGCGCTAATGGCCGATTCGCTGACGCCACACGAAGAGGCGGTGATGTCGAATATCAGCTTTATGGAGGCGGTGCACGCCCGTTCCTACAGCTCGATCTTTTCCACGCTCTGCCAGACCAAAGACGTGGACGCCGCCTACGACTGGAGCGAGCAAAACGACGCCCTGCAGCGTAAAGCCGCGATTATTCTGGGCCATTACCGTGACAACGATCCGCTGAAGAAGAAGATTGCCAGCGTGTTCCTTGAATCCTTCCTGTTTTACTCCGGCTTCTGGCTGCCGATGTATTACTCCAGCCGCGGCAAGCTGACTAATACTGCCGATTTAATCCGGCTTATTATTCGCGATGAGGCGGTGCACGGCTATTACATCGGCTACAAGTACCAGAAGGCGCTGGCGCAGCAAAGCGCAGAACGCCAGACCGAGCTGCAAAACTTCGCCCTCGATCTGCTGATGGATCTCTACGATAACGAGCTGGCGTACAGCGAAACGCTTTATCGTGAGCTGGGCTGGGAAGACGAGGTGAAAGCGTTTCTAAGCTACAACGCCAATAAAGCCCTGATGAACCTGGGCTACCAGGCGCTGTTCCCGGCGGAGATGGCGGAAGTTAATCCGGCCATTCTTGCCGCGCTTTCTCCCAATGCCGATGAGAACCACGATTTCTTCTCCGGATCGGGCTCCTCTTATGTGATGGGCAAGGCCGTGGAAACCGAGGACGAGGACTGGGATTTCTAG
- a CDS encoding ribonucleotide-diphosphate reductase subunit alpha (Catalyzes the rate-limiting step in dNTP synthesis), which produces MATTEAVRLATESVDYHALNAMLNLYDKEGNIQFEKDKQAVESFFAQHVLPNTVSFPCLQAKLDYLVAEHYYDDAVLTRYSRPFVLELFDRAHGSGFQFQTFLGAWKYYTSYTLKTWDGKQYLEHFPDRVCMVALTLAQGDEQLATRLMEEMLSGRFQPATPTFLNCGKKQRGELVSCFLLRIEDNMESIGRAVNSALQLSKRGGGVAFLLSNLREAGAPIKRIENQSSGVIPVMKMLEDAFSYANQLGARQGAGAVYLNAHHPDILRFLDTKRENADEKIRIKTLSLGVTVPDITFQLAKTNQQMALFSPYDVERIYGKPFGDISVNDLYQEMVDDDRIRKSWINARDFFQTLAEIQFESGYPYIMFEDTVNRANPIAGRINMSNLCSEILQVNSASTYDENLDYAQTGKDISCNLGSLNIAHTMDSTDFGRTVETAIRGLTAVSDMSHIRSVPSVEAGNAASHAIGLGQMNLHGYLAREGIAYGSPEGLDFTNIYFYTITWHALRASCALARERHQRFAGFEQSRYASGEYFRQYLEQTWEPKTEKVRTLFAKAGIAIPTREQWQQLSDDVREYGLYNQNLQAIPPTGSISYINHATSSIHPIVSRVEIRKEGKTGRVYYPAPFMTNDNLEFYQDAYDIGPEKIIDTYAEATRHVDQGLSLTLFFRDTATTRDINKAQIYAWKKGIKTLYYIRLRQLALEGTEVQGCVSCAL; this is translated from the coding sequence CCCTGCCTGCAGGCGAAGCTGGACTATCTGGTGGCTGAACACTACTACGACGATGCCGTACTGACCCGCTATTCACGCCCGTTTGTCCTTGAGCTGTTCGATCGTGCCCACGGCAGTGGCTTCCAGTTCCAGACCTTTTTAGGCGCGTGGAAGTACTACACCAGCTACACCCTGAAAACCTGGGACGGGAAACAGTATCTTGAACATTTCCCGGATCGCGTTTGCATGGTAGCGCTGACCCTGGCGCAGGGAGATGAGCAGCTTGCCACACGCCTGATGGAAGAGATGCTAAGCGGCCGTTTCCAGCCCGCAACGCCAACGTTCCTCAACTGCGGCAAAAAACAGCGGGGAGAACTGGTTTCCTGCTTCCTGCTGCGTATTGAGGACAACATGGAGTCGATTGGCCGCGCGGTTAACTCGGCGCTCCAGCTTTCCAAGCGCGGCGGCGGCGTCGCCTTCCTGCTTTCCAACCTGCGTGAAGCCGGGGCACCCATCAAACGCATCGAAAACCAGTCTTCCGGGGTTATCCCGGTAATGAAGATGCTGGAAGACGCGTTTTCCTACGCCAACCAGCTTGGCGCGCGCCAGGGCGCGGGCGCGGTTTACCTTAACGCACACCACCCGGATATTCTGCGCTTTCTCGATACCAAGCGGGAAAACGCTGACGAAAAGATCCGCATTAAAACGCTGTCCCTCGGGGTCACTGTCCCGGACATTACCTTCCAGCTCGCCAAAACCAATCAGCAGATGGCGCTGTTTTCTCCTTATGACGTGGAGCGTATTTACGGCAAGCCGTTTGGCGACATCAGCGTCAACGACCTGTATCAGGAGATGGTGGACGACGACCGCATTCGCAAAAGCTGGATTAACGCCCGCGATTTCTTCCAGACGCTGGCGGAAATCCAGTTTGAGTCAGGCTACCCGTACATTATGTTTGAGGACACGGTTAACCGGGCCAACCCGATTGCCGGGCGCATCAACATGAGCAACCTTTGCTCGGAAATCTTGCAGGTGAACAGCGCGTCGACCTACGATGAAAACCTTGATTACGCCCAGACGGGCAAAGACATCTCCTGCAACCTTGGCTCGCTGAACATCGCGCATACGATGGATTCTACGGATTTTGGCCGCACCGTGGAGACCGCCATTCGCGGCCTGACGGCGGTGTCGGATATGAGCCATATTCGCTCGGTGCCGTCGGTCGAAGCGGGGAATGCCGCCTCTCACGCCATTGGTCTCGGGCAAATGAACCTGCACGGCTACCTGGCGCGCGAGGGCATTGCCTACGGCTCACCGGAAGGGCTGGATTTCACCAATATTTATTTTTACACCATCACCTGGCACGCACTTCGCGCTTCCTGTGCACTGGCCCGCGAACGGCATCAGCGTTTTGCAGGCTTTGAACAGTCCCGGTACGCCAGCGGCGAATACTTCCGCCAGTACCTGGAACAAACATGGGAGCCAAAAACCGAGAAAGTCCGAACGCTGTTTGCCAAAGCGGGGATTGCAATTCCAACCCGAGAACAGTGGCAGCAGCTAAGCGACGACGTGCGCGAATACGGCCTGTACAACCAGAATCTGCAGGCTATCCCGCCGACGGGCTCTATCTCTTATATCAACCACGCCACCTCAAGCATCCACCCGATTGTCTCCAGGGTAGAGATTCGCAAAGAGGGCAAGACCGGGCGCGTGTACTACCCCGCCCCGTTTATGACCAACGACAATCTTGAGTTTTACCAGGACGCCTACGACATCGGCCCGGAAAAGATTATCGACACTTACGCCGAGGCCACCCGACACGTTGACCAGGGGCTTTCACTGACGCTGTTCTTCCGCGATACCGCCACCACCCGCGACATTAATAAAGCGCAGATTTATGCCTGGAAGAAAGGCATTAAAACGCTCTACTACATTCGTCTGCGGCAGCTGGCGCTGGAAGGCACCGAGGTGCAGGGCTGCGTGTCCTGCGCGCTATAA